From Malaya genurostris strain Urasoe2022 chromosome 2, Malgen_1.1, whole genome shotgun sequence:
aatattctgttgttgtagtctaatattatcagctaTTTACGcatggagtgtgggactctccacaggactacccaactgttgattggaactacccactaaaacaccttggatctccatccctacctccccggaacCACCACTagatattacttcggggtggaaggctattggtgcttaCAGCACCTtctccagatttatgcagaatggggatcagcatcctgctctcgaggaatcgaccagttggatgacgaggtcggtccagtgatgccggttgaAGGGTAACttacggttcactggcgctcagacgatcctaacggtaccacgcgacgatctactcatctagtccccgacaaaggatctagactactccgacggagagttccccggcgaaggagattcccccgacaccgagtcctcttacaccacacgggacacccgaaggagtgccgaggtcaatccggcgattccggttggagcatggctaccggttcgctggcgcctcgacgactcgaatcggtgttgtggcgactactcgactagcccccgccgaaggatctagcttacaccgacggagagttccccgacgaaggaggctctcccgaaaccgacgctttcgataaccatcaacgcccgaccgagaggatgcctgggtcgatccagtgattccggttcactggcgcccgacgatcctaacagttttacgtactactcgtctagtccccgacgaagaatctagactacgactacgacgaagagctccccggcgaaggaggttctcccggaccgacgtttattcgctgatccctcttgcaTGCGACCagcggtcgcggctgcctgttgttgctccgcactccatttccgctgcattaTGCAATTTCTCCGGTGTGGTATcaatgccgcatgcctccagtagctcactcctttgagccgcgaaacgggaacatgcgaacaagacgtgttctgccgtctcgagctcgtctgggcagccaggaaaTACAgggtcgcgtggccgaacctgtggaggtaccatctgaagcacccgtgacctgtgaggaattgcgtcaggccaaAGTTTACTtttccgtgaggtctatctaaccaactcgagaccctaggtatgagccgatgtgtccacctacccttggttgagctgtcccactcttgttgccatctgcgtagagaagcggctttggaggccctacgggcgttcctgtctcctcgcatgctgtagcactccgcgtcgtccttcactatcagaccgataggcatcatacttgcaatcacgcaggccgcatccctcgatacagtgcgttATGCACTGATCAcgccataccgggctgccgtacctgaggatcgaaactgccactccagCCAGTAACctacgtttactggagcgcacaggtgagctgttggccatcaatcgtgagagcgccgcgatcgctattgatgcgcgcttgtaggcgtattcaacgtgcttgctgaagctgagtttgtcgtcaagtatcacacccaattgcttcagtgatctcttggaggggatcacgcaatctccggcatgtaccaacgcctcctgttccgatttgcggttgtttaccatcatcacctctgttttgtggtgcacgagttgcagtttcctgctacgcagccagtcctccaccaagcagattgagtgtgattcactcagttcgacctcttcgatggattcgccgtagactgtcagtgtgacttcgtccgcgaacccgaatatcttgacacccggagggagcctcaacctcggTACACCATCGTACATCATATTCcgcaggatcgggcccaagatagatccctgtggcactacagccgtgattggagtgttaCGTGTGCCTTcctcggtctcgtagagcaatactcggttctggaatcCTTCTTCTAGCCTTGCGGCAGGATGcccgaaggcgtgcaatttgctcgttccaccagtagaccggtggcctgttggtcctcggttgagcctttctaggcatggtcgcgtcatacgcccgtgacaagatagcgaccaactcgttcccgctcaggttcgcgttgtgctcttccaattcaagggcagcgcaaaacgttcCGCGGTCGAAGCaaccttccacgctagagttttgggagtattactactccttgtgcttctcgccaagtgaccgatcgtgtagcgaatggctagatggtcacTATGAGTGAAGCCATCATCAAttctccaattaagatctccggctaggccgggactacagaaagtcaggtcgataaacgactcgactccgttccgctggaaggtacttttcagtccatcatgtCGTCTCACTTGGTGAGGGCCTCCAGTagcgtctgtcctctcctattggtaAAGCAGCTGTCGCTCGTCCCCTCAGCTACCACTTCGCTCTCctctctcgcacccgttctggatggagacctcctcgaaccccctcttgcgaaagtATATAAAACTCATTGTATATGGGTCCCCTttatggctaccgtcaaacccagccgaaagtagtcgctatcgtgatcccatggttacctatgcggtgcagtgaggccatTCGAGGGTGGGCTTTACGCTCAaagccggatcagcgcaaatcagaaaaagggcatctgaacctactttCACCCAGTCATCAGAACCAggtggctgaaagtgagacggcgtgccataaggcctgccactgttttatgggacggaaggcagctacggcattagcctactcgccatttcaagccggttccaccctgATTTACTGATGGAGTAGAATACCGCAACTGTCAGCCCTAGcttctctatatattccgatctaccgtatcgtatccgtggatggtatggtagccagtatgccaaagttaggacctcactggcgtcAGTCCTAACGCtgggcttgtgcactttgagcggcacacgatcgctttagtaggacttgcttgcggatacatgcagctttttataaaggattagcagagcccactgGCAAACCCCGCCGCATCCTAGGCTAGCCCTACAACTCGCGATTGCCGGaggaggggtcgtcaagcccttagacgtagtccctgctgccccaaGACTTCACCTTAGCGATAGCCTTTTGTACAGAGTTAATATCAATGTTAATGGAATCCGTTGTTAAAATATCTCAAGTTAGTATAAGCTATCAAAATCGATGGACGTACTTTGAAATATATTCGTTGTGTCAATTTCCCACGAGAAAAACACATTTTCGGAAAAAATGCATCAAAACTAACGTACCTATTGGCTTTTGTCAAACTCCATCCTCGGTGTTTTTCACTGTGTGCATCACAAATGCTTACCCAAACGGCATCAGATAAATACCTGATTTTTCGTATCTGATTAAAGTTGTACTGAGCTCGAAAATGTTTGATCTTGTAAAATCACCACAGGGGGTGGGGGCAGAGATGGCATGCTCCTCAGCACACACATCGAGAGTAAAGAGAAAAAACACATAGCACACGTTTTTACATTAAGAGTGAGAGTGTGTTCCATGATTTTTTCTCTACGCAATTCATTCTGTTGATCTTTTGCGTCTCACACAATTCGTTTGATATCTCTTCTCAGGTAACACTGAGAAGAGAAATCCACCTACTCTGTGTGTAGCAGAATATCTCACATCCGATTATGTGCGCTGCGTGTGTATAATATTGAGTGCGTAGAATTTTGCGCACTCTTCTGAGCTGCTCATTCTTTGATactagagatgtgcgaaacagctcacattggtgagcagctccgaaccgatcagctcaccaaaatgagccgattcgatgtatcagctcttcagctcatttagattgaactgatggTTAATTTTGTGACCCGTTTTTCTTGTGCCGTGAGAAGTAAGAGTTCTTACTGATAATGTCTCATTACATCCGTTGAAGAAGGATAGATGCAGGCATGGAAGAAATAACGAAACTTGGTGCAAACATTCTCGGAAATCCGTTCAGCTCGCATCTTATTCCTCGCTTCACAATGCggcgaactgggtagcaaatgagtgagctggtgagctgcgattcttttaaaaagagctgtgagctgtcagctcacttttatgattcgattcattggaacagctcaggagcgaattgcccatctgtATTTGATACACAGTCAGCAGAAATGAAACACGATTCAAGCGCTACGTAAATTGAGGTGTTTTTAGGTATCACTGATCTAAAATTGCTATATGTATGCATGTAGATACGATAGGTAAAAGGTTTTTTTGGGGTAATTGCTTGTTTTACTTTTGGTGAATCGTTGCTTAGCGAAAAGTTTCTCCTACTCTATCATAGCAATCTTGAAACGCTTAGTAAGACAAGATTTCATGTCTCATGAAGTGAACAACATCTTCCATTTCTTATGTTATGTGAAGCATATGTTAGTAATCTAGGGTAATTGTACCAGTTGTGATCTTATTAGTCGGGCCGCAACATTTTTTTACAGATTATTTGACATATAACTAGCGGATTTCACTGTAATCGATactaatatctttgcttcgaccCCAAAAAACAATATCAGTactaaatttgtatgaaaaatgCATAATATTTCTGTTAGAGAGACGCGAAAGTTCGATGTGAATacacctatttccatctcataacTTGAACCAATGCATTGAATAGAGATAGCAGATCTTACTCTAACCAATAGTGTCCGTCTATGATATGAACGGTGGAGCTGAGATAACTACTGGTACCGTAActctacacggataaaaatccatttccGGTACCATGATCAAGAAATCATTAATATCACGAAAcatgtcttctcatgagatcatgtctgttattaattattttatgaATATTGGTACTAAAACAAATATGGCGTTGAAGAACGGTTCATCTAAAGCAAAATATTTCAGAAATGTTTTTAGTGTGAAAGGGATgatgttttatcaataaaaccggtacatttttcaagttgagaaaatataatttatagtagCATTCATTTATCATTTATCTTTAGCATTTATCTGAAATATCTACATTACAAAGAAGGGCAAATATCAATAACTGAAAATGTGACCATATAACATTTAACATTTATGTATTTTTTGCATAGAAACCTTTCCAAcaaattgaaaccaaaatctATTAATGCAAAGCACTGTCAAAAAAGGTGACAACATTAATCAGTTTGTGATTATTAGttatggtaatttgaaggggaaaaagtttgcctttacccccaaatttatgctaggtgcacataaccatttttacttaagtttacgtatcgtcttcgactcatcagtgcgtcagcagattatgttgaactcctGACGCAAACCCCCATCAACAGTTTTTCTAGTGGTACTGTGCCTAAATTCATTCGTGATTTCGTCAATATTTGAGACAGCCCGTTGAAACTTCGTTCCACTGAAACTTGTGTGCACGGCATTCGCAGAGCAGTTAGGGACAGGTCCGAAAGTTacttatctttttccaaaaaagctATGACATCGTCATGAAGAGGAAGGTACAGATCCAATAAAATTCTTCTGAGTTTTCTCTCCATATCATAAGAACTCGAGGGTTTAGCTTGTCGATGTTTTGAGAGTAATTTCTCCACACGACTAAGACCTTGCTCATTTGTTGATGTTGATTATGGCGAATTTACAATCACTTCAGCATCACTTCCGAAAGTGCGGAGATAATTGAAGGTTTTCATCAGGTGTTGCTATTTAGGATAGAAATATTGTATTAAGCATTATTAATCCTAGAacgaactaactatggcttccTCCTTTTGTTGAGTTGAAAGAATTGGAGGCTCGAAATCATTCGAAAACAACATACAAAGCTGCTGAAAAAACTGGATTATGAAACCACATGTATTGTCGCTTCTTCAGCGCTTCATGAAGCTTAGAGGCAAGAGCAACACTCCTTCCAAAAAAAGATACATTGAGCCACAAGTTAATtacttttcttgaatttttttagttaaaatgTAAAGAGGTTCAGTTACAACAACAAAGCGGGTAACCATATTCCAAAATTTATCATCGAATTCCATTAAAAGAGTTGTCGATAGCATTGACAGaatgaatggtttctcatcatcGATCCGTTTCACCATGAGATGAGCAGAACTTCCATccagaaaaggttttttttctggttttgtCAATTTTAAAAGAGTTGACATATGGCTGTGATCGCAATATTTTCACCAATTTTCTTACTTTCACTAGAAAGTTTGATGAAGATCTGCTCTTCAACACATCATAAACGGATAGTTGAATGTCGTGGGTTGCACACTTAACACCTGTCAGATAAGGTTGTTTGATAAGTGGTAGGTCATCATCTGAATTATTTTCCGCCAGCTTATCGTTAGGAAACTCCATTAGTTCTGCTCCAGAGAATTCAGGATCGTTGGTAGCATCAGATTCAATGACACTGTAACGTTATAATTGCATCATAGATTAAATTgatcttttttcaaaaattttgttcagcaaTCAAGCCTTTATTAAAACAAACACGAATATACACAGGAAGAaatgatgaaacttacacgacattcatttagtttttcattgaacaagactgtatatttacaaaccgcttcgttttgtaatgtaaatttccattcaattgcctgttccaaatatgtgcatgaaaataaatgtaaaatcacaaaatatttttatctgtgtattttCACATTCCATCATTATGAAAAATACGATTGTTGTAGAAAGCAAAATGTTAAATCGAACAAACTTTGCAATAAAAATATACATACAAAAACATTTACAACCTCGCTAAAATAATTTCGTTAAATCTGAAACTGAACGATGCATAAAAATACATAGATaatcaattgaattttacagcggttgtgattttcaatttaataaaaaaaaattgatttaataATATTTATTAATTACTATTGATGTATATGTCGTGTGAAACtaattaatattttaattattaaaatttttattagcttTTATAATTATTACAGTGTATCACATTGTTAGATTACCCCTTTAACATATTTACGTAGCAATGTATGAATTTAGTACAAACAATATATCAGAAAGATGTccaaagagaaaaaaattaaaaatgtgccATTAATCTAAATGTACTTTGAATAACTTCAAATAATTGTTTTAGGAACTATTGTGATGCTATTTCAAACAtacattgaaaacaaaataaaacaaatatcaCATCGAGCCACCATACAATATTGTTTAATTGGTGAAGAATGTGTCGATCAGCATACTGTTTTGGATTTACCGGTCATATTTCGAAATTCAAATCCTCAAAATATTAGCAACAATAATAAAATATGGACATTTAATATAATTTAGACAGTATGCTATACTACTGaacttttcatcaaaattttaaaCTTACCTTAGTTGCTCTGGAGATCCATTTTTGTTCAGTTCTATCTCGTCTAAGTCATCTTCTTCGAAGTCTTCATTATCGGATTGGTTTTCcaaattcaaatttgttgcaCTTCCCATGTACTCTTGCTGTGCTTCTCTCAGTAACCGGCTagccttcacaaaattcgaaccATTATCAGTAGTAATAGAATATAGTTGTTTAATATTTATATCAAATTTATCCATCACTTTTATAATTTCTTCGTAAATATTTTCGTTCGTCAACTGTTCATTAATGCCAAGTACGCACCTTCCTTTCCTAGATGCGATATCTGCTTTAATGCAGATCATTTTGCCTATTGTTAAATTTCCTACTATGTACAAAGAAGCTATGCGCATTTGAAATTACCAATATTCACGTATAATAATATCTACTGTGCACGCTTTAGATGCAGTCAGCTTTGATTTGGAAATCTAGTGTTAATGTCATAAATCATGAACATATAGAACATATCATACAATGGGATGAAAATGCATTTGAATCAAAACTGCTGATTCACACCTGCTCAAATATACCACACAGAACGACAAATGATAAGTGCGCAGTAAGCTGTGCCCAGCAAAATGTGCACAGAAAAGATTGCACAGTGTAAGATTTTGTGATCTCACACTTAAATGAGTGAGACATGAAGAGAACGTCACGCAGTACATTCGGCAAATGCACATCATTTCTAACAGCTCCCACATCTCCCGCTAGCGCAGGAAATCCTGCTTTGAGAATGAGTGCGTACCATGCTACGTAGAGAAGAGAAAAAATACAGCATACACATTTTATGAAAGATGTGTAAGAGTGTGCATAGTTTGCGTGAGTCATTCCATCTCTGGCCTGGGGGGGATATGTAAGCCTTTATTTCTGTTATCACTTCCACTTTAGCTTTCACTTCACTTGAATTTACCTGTTATAAGTATCACGGACAGTTCAATCGAAATAGTTTCGAGAAACCGATATTGAGAGAAAGAACAACTCAGTCAAATTCCGCGGATAcgtataacattcatcattACATTACGCGAAGATATTGCTCATATCAACTATGACAATTTCATTCTGTTCATCTTCAAGCAATTCAAGGGAAATTCACAATATAATTAAACATGTTAAAATTGGTCAGGTCTACTAAAATAACTTTTACAAGATATCGAACAACAACTACAGTTTTATCACAAACAATTTAAGGTGGCGAATCGCAAAACCAATTTCACATCAAGTACCAAAATCCAACCAATTTACTTCAGAGCGACCCCTTTCTTGGCTTTTTTCTTCTCGAGAACGATGATCTCATCGGCAATATTATAAATATCGTCAACGGTCTGAAATGAAACcaaaaattaacaattttctttaaatGACATAAAAAACAAACAGCCGTACATCTGCCTCCTTCAAACGCGTAATCTTGGGATCTTCATTGCGGGCCTTAAGTTTCTTCTTTTCCAGAACCTTGTTCATCTCCTCCTTCATAGCTTCGGCTTCGGCTGCCTCTGCGTCGTCTACCTCCGAACCACCACCGGCAGCGCCTTCGCCAGTATCAGCGGTACTCACGTCATCCAACGGATCCGTGTCGTCTCCGGAATCCTTACTGCCCTTCTCAATCTTTATCGTGACCGAACCATCCAAATCGCTCGGACTTTCCGCCTGGTTCATGGAAATGTAACCTTCCTCCGGTGAAAGAAGCAATGCATCCAATGCATCAACCGCTTTTTTAGGTTTCTTTTTCTTATGATGCTTCTTTTTCTCACTGCTACGATCGGATTCCATTCGCTTTTCTTCGTTCATGTCGAAATCACGCTGCTGTATCTTCTCGCCCAGTTCCACCCTTTGCTGCATCAACAGAGCCCGTAGGTCCATATCGCGACACGGACCCTTCTTCGTCTTCAACCGAAGCAGGTTCAAAGCTCTCTCGTTGTCTTCGATCATGTAGAGTTTTTCTTTTTCCAGCAGAGCTTCTCGCCGCGAACGACGCTCGATTTCCTGCTGTCTATTGAAATCCTCCATTTGGAGACGCTCGCGCTCCCAACGCAAACCTTGCTTAATCAATCGCTCAGCATTTTTCTCCCGAATAGTTTTGAGCTGAAAATAGGAAGATGTCACTGAAATAGCTGTAGATGTCACCCAAAAATTTCCCGTACCTTCTCCCGTCTGCTGCATATCTGAAGGTTCGATTTCTTATTCACACTGAAGACGGAACTACTGAAATCCTGCGGGATGGCATCTCCTGCTCCCGACAGAATCAAACTACGCTCACGGTCGAGTTCCTTTGCCTGAGGAAGAAAGAGATATTATGCTAAAGATACTAGAATGTTTACATTGTAGTATTTCTTCATAGGCTTGGAATTTGAATAGGTATAAAATTTTAGTTCACTGAATGaatctgagctgagctgaaattACTTCCTGTATCAGGAATTCAGTTCAGCATTGTATTAATCCGCACAGAAAACATTTCGCAGTTGCAAGTTTCGCTTCCAataagagcgattgcatcatccagCTGGTGGTGGTttgaattggagcaaaatacaacgaaaagtgaacaacgaagAGGAACATTCTACAAAATCAGTCCTTCTAatagctccaaatgttatcaaaAGAATTATAAAGAATActtctttgaaaatcgaagatgAAAATTATCAGTGTAATGTAaagcacttttcgcagtgcaaaattagcaccaaacgagtgcgaataaagctagcatttgactCCTTCGCGTTCgtgaaaaatgctccgaatagtgattaatatcgtagagaattcgccaatttggcccttctgaaagccCGAAATGATTTCCGTACAGAATTACTTATCAGTTGAAATATGTGGAAGTGAAAGTAATCAGTTAagtgaaggtttacagtctGATTGATTAGAAATTTTTGTTCATGTTTTTTCTCGGCTCTTTCCAAACTGCATTTCGTGTGTATCGGTATGCATGCGTTTTATTGACTTCAGAGTGTGCATATGGGATCAGATATTTTATTGttcactagctgaattacccggcgttgctcggaaatgtttcgtgaagggaaggccaaaaaaaaattctcgaagttgtcctgcttagtgaaatattctgattgtagtgaaacataacgtaGAAggaaacccgattgaacaatactccgttcatgttcagattgcgagtgatcagtgtcccatctcagatctcacaataatcataattttcatggtattctcgacaaattgggtcagtttttcatttaaacccttttgttagaaacatttcaAACAGCTTTCTGTCTACATTTATTTATACCTTcttcgtcacattcgatctacaataccttcggcttccatggctatgaacacttgctactccctcatctttataaatttttttttgaaatcattaattgctcaaaattttccatctgataatgattattttataacgaaaggctgtttaacatcataactacattcgtattaTAGAATAACGTTTTTATGCCATTCACCCCAGCTTCAACCATTTGGGTCGTTCATCggggaggaaaacctatagaataatgattcaggGAATAAATATGATGTTGTAATCTTATTTCCATCTCCTTCAGTcgacagttttttcaatttacataataaaatccacattgattgtatgatttcttcaattcagatcaatgttgagaatacttattccaccTCCCTCTTCTACATATTATTGTGAGCCTCACTTAATTGCTAGCAATATTGTGTACTCGTACAGAAGTAcatttttttcgtaaaacccgatcaattttcccttacactttccatgttcggggcacttactccactccctcaccctcaaaataaccttataatctattttgattcaaCTTATTTTTCTTAGTGAACTTACTCAagatctccttcatgattaccctgagtagtgtatctgtgcttttcaaaaaatatcgatttcctcctttggtacatgtgtcaAACTTggaggcgattcgtttagttgtttcgtagttatgctgagacttaaatacactcgcgttcatagacagataaagattattttcccttagttctttgaatttcccggcaaaatgggaccagatcttttgaaattattcaaagaaaattgcattgcattcaaattaacaacagcaataacagttcggctgaaaagttcgta
This genomic window contains:
- the LOC131431891 gene encoding uncharacterized protein LOC131431891 isoform X3, yielding MNASSFWGTFDLLLGREARKNGGQDALKVAHWVSAYAGVRKLPGSTFGVNLPRVTAQLEKLMGTNVVRLTDRKYMQDLQRRIQEDYNVTLEKRIQEREYQELERQKYLILNGKYNRHNCPKRLIPLHSIVLAKELDRERSLILSGAGDAIPQDFSSSVFSVNKKSNLQICSRREKLKTIREKNAERLIKQGLRWERERLQMEDFNRQQEIERRSRREALLEKEKLYMIEDNERALNLLRLKTKKGPCRDMDLRALLMQQRVELGEKIQQRDFDMNEEKRMESDRSSEKKKHHKKKKPKKAVDALDALLLSPEEGYISMNQAESPSDLDGSVTIKIEKGSKDSGDDTDPLDDVSTADTGEGAAGGGSEVDDAEAAEAEAMKEEMNKVLEKKKLKARNEDPKITRLKEADTVDDIYNIADEIIVLEKKKAKKGVALK
- the LOC131431891 gene encoding uncharacterized protein LOC131431891 isoform X1 — protein: MNASSFWGTFDLLLGREARKNGGQDALKVAHWVSAYAGVRKLPGSTFGDDSSRTAGGFHSTGNDGFTALSSVIGGGAGFPSISCQPSAVDGGNQLIVPGTDQNNKLPPGKGTKARARKPRLVKQLSASKQQQPTADGEVLPAEYLGPMIEYTVNLPRVTAQLEKLMGTNVVRLTDRKYMQDLQRRIQEDYNVTLEKRIQEREYQELERQKYLILNGKYNRHNCPKRLIPLHSIVLAKELDRERSLILSGAGDAIPQDFSSSVFSVNKKSNLQICSRREKLKTIREKNAERLIKQGLRWERERLQMEDFNRQQEIERRSRREALLEKEKLYMIEDNERALNLLRLKTKKGPCRDMDLRALLMQQRVELGEKIQQRDFDMNEEKRMESDRSSEKKKHHKKKKPKKAVDALDALLLSPEEGYISMNQAESPSDLDGSVTIKIEKGSKDSGDDTDPLDDVSTADTGEGAAGGGSEVDDAEAAEAEAMKEEMNKVLEKKKLKARNEDPKITRLKEADTVDDIYNIADEIIVLEKKKAKKGVALK
- the LOC131431891 gene encoding uncharacterized protein LOC131431891 isoform X2, encoding MNASSFWGTFDLLLGREARKNGGQDALKVAHWVSAYAGVRKLPGSTFGDDSSRTAGGFHSTGNDGFTALSSVIGGGAGFPSISCQPSAVDGGNQLIVPGTDQNNKLPPGKGTKARARKPRLVKQLSASKQQQPTADGEVLPAEYLGPMIEYTVNLPRVTAQLEKLMGTNVVRLTDRKYMQDLQRRIQEDYNVTLEKRIQEREAKELDRERSLILSGAGDAIPQDFSSSVFSVNKKSNLQICSRREKLKTIREKNAERLIKQGLRWERERLQMEDFNRQQEIERRSRREALLEKEKLYMIEDNERALNLLRLKTKKGPCRDMDLRALLMQQRVELGEKIQQRDFDMNEEKRMESDRSSEKKKHHKKKKPKKAVDALDALLLSPEEGYISMNQAESPSDLDGSVTIKIEKGSKDSGDDTDPLDDVSTADTGEGAAGGGSEVDDAEAAEAEAMKEEMNKVLEKKKLKARNEDPKITRLKEADTVDDIYNIADEIIVLEKKKAKKGVALK